In Pseudothermotoga hypogea DSM 11164 = NBRC 106472, the following are encoded in one genomic region:
- a CDS encoding phosphodiester glycosidase family protein, whose product MRHLFFLVLVVVASCALGQILVGLQGKFVVLQESEGYVDVQGLQQLGLTFVLSEVSGRAYLIFEKKIILLNKDGTVSVDFLDVYEESAKFVGKRVFIKAELLQNILGLKAYKTVSGQIVLLDSVPILVSAVFEKNQLKLRFAGFISEQMVSARTSKGKLTVEISPCLSSAMSLEPVKILAEGTSVIIDVDLGVDVEPVMVMRMEASALVFELRMPMLGKEWIANGVYWQQTSERIGNKELLVNYLWIDPSIVELKPAISSSGIGTMESVESMVARNGAIAGVNASYFDPNTAIPIGLLIVDGKVLQSIYGDRPIFVYTYAGTAHIERFYFDLNVRVGQLLFIVKGVNTVALGDVLIFTREFGLPIPKRDDTIYLVVEEGKVVSKGWTSKAPDSGFVLAISNKYERYLQEVRPGDPVEYVVNTNFPYRIKHAVEAGPLLLYQGAPIPDRNQEKNRYGGNIARVNATRTLIATTQDGKVALIVISDQNGSGGVNYDELVDFCLSKGFYSAMNFDGGSSSVMVIRDKIVSRTPTGWTRAVPVSLLVVEKSE is encoded by the coding sequence ATGAGACATCTGTTCTTCCTCGTGCTCGTTGTTGTGGCGTCTTGTGCGCTGGGTCAAATCCTTGTGGGACTTCAAGGGAAGTTCGTTGTGCTGCAGGAATCGGAAGGTTACGTTGACGTGCAGGGTTTGCAGCAGCTGGGATTGACCTTTGTGCTTTCGGAAGTTTCCGGGAGGGCCTATTTGATCTTCGAAAAAAAGATCATTTTGCTCAACAAAGACGGCACAGTGAGTGTAGACTTCCTGGACGTCTATGAAGAATCTGCGAAGTTTGTCGGGAAAAGGGTCTTCATCAAAGCAGAACTTCTACAGAACATTCTTGGACTGAAGGCTTATAAAACGGTGTCCGGCCAGATTGTGCTTCTTGACAGTGTTCCCATCCTTGTTTCCGCAGTTTTTGAAAAGAACCAGCTGAAGTTAAGATTCGCTGGTTTCATCTCTGAGCAGATGGTTTCGGCTCGCACGTCCAAGGGTAAACTGACTGTCGAGATCTCGCCGTGTTTAAGTTCCGCGATGTCTCTTGAACCTGTGAAAATCCTGGCTGAGGGCACAAGTGTGATCATCGATGTCGATCTGGGCGTGGACGTCGAACCTGTGATGGTCATGAGAATGGAGGCGAGCGCTCTTGTCTTCGAACTCAGGATGCCCATGCTCGGCAAGGAATGGATCGCCAACGGTGTTTACTGGCAGCAGACGAGTGAACGTATCGGCAATAAGGAACTCTTAGTGAACTATTTGTGGATAGATCCGAGCATTGTCGAGCTGAAACCAGCGATCAGTTCTTCTGGCATCGGGACGATGGAGAGCGTGGAGTCAATGGTGGCAAGGAACGGCGCCATAGCGGGTGTGAATGCGAGCTACTTCGATCCAAACACCGCGATTCCGATCGGTTTGTTGATCGTGGATGGTAAGGTGTTGCAGAGCATCTACGGAGACAGGCCGATCTTCGTATACACTTACGCTGGAACGGCGCACATCGAGAGGTTTTACTTCGACCTGAACGTGCGTGTTGGGCAACTCTTGTTCATCGTGAAGGGTGTCAACACGGTTGCTCTGGGGGACGTACTCATCTTCACGAGAGAATTCGGCCTGCCGATTCCAAAGAGAGATGATACGATCTACCTTGTTGTCGAAGAGGGCAAGGTTGTGTCAAAGGGCTGGACGTCGAAAGCCCCAGACAGCGGTTTTGTGCTGGCGATTTCGAACAAGTACGAGAGATACCTACAGGAAGTCAGGCCTGGCGATCCGGTTGAGTATGTCGTCAACACCAACTTTCCTTACAGGATAAAGCATGCCGTTGAAGCTGGACCCCTGTTACTGTACCAGGGTGCTCCGATACCAGATCGGAACCAGGAAAAGAATCGCTATGGAGGTAACATCGCGAGAGTGAATGCGACCAGAACGCTGATTGCCACGACGCAGGATGGCAAGGTCGCCCTGATAGTCATAAGCGATCAGAATGGATCTGGGGGGGTCAACTACGATGAACTGGTTGACTTCTGTCTGAGTAAAGGATTCTACTCGGCCATGAACTTCGACGGTGGAAGTTCTTCGGTGATGGTCATAAGGGACAAG
- a CDS encoding thymidine phosphorylase, which yields MRMYDIIKKKRDGEELTTEEIRFVVHGYTRGEIPDYQMAAFLMAVYFRGMNERETYDLTIAMLESGERLDLSSLKGVKLDKHSSGGVGDKITFVVLPIAASFGVKIIKMSGRGLGHTGGTIDKLESIPGMKTSLTRDEFIRIVDEIGFAVASQTENLAPADKKIYALRDATATVENLSLIASSIVSKKLAAGADAIVFDVKVGSGAFMKNVDQARRLALLMLDIVKRNGRKARAVLSNMDQPLGRMVGNSLEVIEAVECLRGEGPEDVMQLSFTLVKEMLDLAGVRVNLNDIESMVRSHEPLNRFKKFIERQGGDPSVVDDPSRLPISRDIVEVRADRDGYVARLDAEAIGRACVLLGGGRSKKEDSIDHSVGIELLKKVSDHVKAGDVLAKVYHSKRSDLNSALSLVQSAYVIFEHPVESPPTVLEVIG from the coding sequence ATGAGAATGTACGACATCATAAAGAAGAAACGAGATGGGGAAGAATTGACGACGGAAGAGATTCGATTCGTTGTGCATGGTTACACTCGCGGGGAAATTCCGGACTATCAGATGGCTGCGTTTCTCATGGCTGTCTACTTCAGGGGTATGAACGAGCGGGAGACCTACGATCTGACCATCGCGATGCTCGAATCTGGCGAACGACTGGATCTATCGTCGCTGAAAGGCGTCAAGCTCGACAAGCATTCGAGTGGGGGTGTGGGAGACAAGATAACGTTCGTTGTGCTTCCCATTGCGGCGAGCTTCGGTGTGAAGATCATCAAGATGTCTGGTCGTGGACTGGGACACACGGGTGGCACCATAGACAAACTCGAATCTATACCTGGAATGAAAACATCCTTGACAAGAGACGAGTTCATAAGGATCGTTGATGAAATAGGCTTCGCCGTTGCGAGCCAGACTGAGAACCTTGCCCCTGCCGACAAGAAGATCTATGCGCTCAGGGACGCAACAGCAACGGTGGAAAATTTGTCTCTCATCGCTTCGAGCATAGTCAGTAAAAAACTTGCCGCTGGTGCCGACGCGATAGTGTTCGATGTGAAGGTTGGATCCGGTGCCTTCATGAAAAATGTGGATCAGGCCAGAAGACTCGCACTCTTGATGCTGGACATCGTGAAGCGCAACGGGAGGAAAGCCAGGGCCGTGCTCTCCAACATGGATCAACCGCTCGGTAGGATGGTTGGAAATTCTCTCGAGGTGATCGAGGCTGTGGAATGTTTGAGAGGGGAAGGCCCAGAGGACGTCATGCAACTGTCCTTCACTCTCGTGAAAGAGATGCTGGATCTTGCAGGTGTGAGGGTGAATCTCAACGATATCGAAAGCATGGTTCGCTCACATGAACCGTTGAATCGCTTTAAGAAGTTCATCGAGCGTCAGGGAGGAGATCCGTCGGTCGTTGATGATCCTTCCAGGTTGCCGATCAGCAGAGATATCGTTGAGGTGCGAGCCGATAGAGACGGTTACGTCGCACGCCTTGACGCCGAGGCGATAGGCAGAGCCTGCGTGCTGCTCGGTGGAGGAAGGTCGAAAAAGGAAGACAGCATCGATCATTCTGTTGGTATAGAGCTTTTAAAAAAGGTCTCGGACCACGTCAAAGCAGGGGACGTGCTCGCGAAGGTGTATCATTCGAAAAGAAGTGATCTGAATTCGGCGCTCAGTCTTGTTCAGTCGGCATACGTGATTTTTGAACATCCAGTTGAATCACCACCGACTGTGCTTGAGGTGATCGGATGA
- a CDS encoding sensor histidine kinase, producing the protein MIVLLIVAAVAAIGFFLYSLSLLKINKNLLRFFRRVAELADVVEDSPPSYVLERLRKKLRTIEEELSIAQRSRENILTLLDNISDPIIFVEADGTITFANLAAQKITRSEPIARKIYEAIEDYYVIEMFEETVRTWQAQESKIVLYVSDEKRYYSCNMIPVILPRGERRVVIMMRDVTKEHELNELRKQFVSNVSHELRTPLTSIHGYAETLLSDPEMDAETRKRFLTIIENESARMSRMINDLLDLERLESGEARFEFKETDLCVVVNYVLSIVEPLANEHGVQVEIQCEPVSIWADQDRMVQMILNLVDNAIKYTSLKEIGDKRVKVRVTREGKHAIVAVSDTGPGIPKEALPRLFDRFYRVDKGRSRKMGGSGLGLSIVKSIVERHGGEISVNSEVGVGTTFIVKLPIEREVEA; encoded by the coding sequence GTGATAGTCTTGCTCATCGTCGCCGCAGTCGCAGCGATAGGGTTTTTTTTGTACTCACTCTCGTTGCTGAAGATCAACAAAAATCTTCTTCGATTCTTCAGGAGGGTGGCAGAGCTTGCGGACGTGGTTGAAGACTCTCCACCCTCTTACGTCTTAGAACGACTTCGCAAAAAACTTAGGACGATAGAAGAAGAACTGTCGATAGCCCAGAGAAGCAGGGAGAACATATTGACTTTGCTCGATAACATCTCTGATCCGATAATCTTCGTTGAAGCGGACGGTACCATAACGTTTGCGAACTTAGCGGCTCAGAAGATCACGCGTTCCGAACCTATAGCGAGGAAGATATACGAAGCAATCGAGGATTACTACGTCATAGAAATGTTCGAAGAAACCGTGAGGACATGGCAAGCGCAGGAATCCAAAATAGTCCTGTACGTGAGCGACGAAAAGAGATACTACTCATGCAACATGATACCCGTGATACTGCCAAGGGGAGAACGAAGGGTAGTCATCATGATGAGGGATGTGACGAAGGAACACGAGCTGAACGAGCTGAGAAAGCAGTTCGTGTCCAACGTTTCTCACGAGCTGAGAACTCCGTTGACATCCATCCACGGTTATGCCGAAACTCTTCTCAGTGATCCAGAAATGGACGCAGAAACGCGCAAGAGATTCTTGACGATCATCGAGAACGAATCGGCAAGGATGTCGAGGATGATAAACGATCTGCTCGACTTGGAGCGCTTGGAGTCCGGTGAAGCGAGGTTCGAGTTCAAGGAAACGGACCTGTGTGTGGTCGTCAACTATGTTTTGTCCATTGTTGAGCCTCTTGCGAATGAGCACGGTGTTCAGGTTGAGATTCAGTGTGAACCTGTCAGCATATGGGCCGATCAGGACAGGATGGTGCAGATGATTCTTAATCTGGTTGACAACGCCATCAAGTACACTTCTTTGAAAGAGATTGGAGACAAACGCGTCAAGGTCAGGGTCACCAGAGAGGGCAAACATGCGATAGTTGCGGTTTCCGACACGGGTCCTGGAATCCCAAAAGAAGCGCTTCCGAGGCTGTTTGACAGGTTTTACAGGGTGGACAAGGGAAGGAGCAGGAAGATGGGAGGTTCCGGACTGGGGCTTTCCATAGTCAAATCGATCGTCGAAAGGCACGGTGGGGAGATCAGTGTGAACAGTGAAGTAGGTGTTGGGACAACTTTCATTGTGAAGTTGCCCATCGAGCGGGAAGTGGAAGCATGA
- a CDS encoding response regulator transcription factor codes for MAKKKILVVDDDPSIIELVSYNLAREGYDVLKAYDGEEALKVATNESVDMFIVDIMLPQMDGFELVRQLRAMEKYKNTPVIFLSAKGEEFDKVLGLELGADDYITKPFSVREMIARVKAIFRRIQLSAQEREERPKKIVAKGLEIDVERYEVRVNGQKVALTPLEFELLRFLAENEGKVFSRDVLLDKLWGYDYYGDTRTVDVHIRRLRTKIEEDPSNPKYIITVRGKGYKFRDPGKEE; via the coding sequence ATGGCGAAAAAGAAGATCTTGGTTGTTGACGACGACCCTTCGATCATCGAGTTGGTGAGTTACAACCTGGCCCGTGAAGGCTACGATGTGCTCAAAGCCTACGACGGAGAAGAGGCACTCAAGGTTGCAACAAACGAAAGCGTGGACATGTTCATTGTGGACATCATGCTCCCACAGATGGACGGATTCGAACTCGTCAGGCAGCTCCGAGCCATGGAGAAGTACAAGAACACACCGGTCATCTTCTTGAGCGCCAAGGGCGAAGAGTTCGACAAGGTACTCGGCTTGGAACTGGGTGCCGATGACTACATCACGAAGCCTTTCAGCGTGAGAGAGATGATCGCTCGCGTCAAGGCGATCTTCAGAAGGATCCAGCTGAGCGCTCAAGAGCGGGAGGAAAGGCCCAAAAAGATCGTAGCCAAGGGGCTCGAGATCGACGTGGAAAGGTACGAAGTGAGGGTGAACGGCCAGAAGGTCGCGTTGACCCCGCTCGAGTTTGAATTGCTGAGGTTCCTCGCGGAGAACGAGGGCAAAGTCTTCAGCAGAGACGTTTTGCTCGACAAGCTTTGGGGTTACGATTACTACGGTGATACGAGGACTGTGGACGTGCACATCAGAAGGCTGAGAACTAAGATCGAAGAGGATCCATCGAATCCCAAGTACATCATAACGGTGAGGGGCAAGGGATATAAGTTCAGAGATCCTGGGAAGGAAGAATAA
- a CDS encoding phospholipase C/P1 nuclease family protein — translation MKRFMTLVWLLSFAVVFAWSAHETLTYLVVKSCLPNADDLVEITPYSYEEKRIYNTERLILDDVCGRFMVNFIPSWARFYPPDPAPIDGKVPVWQVLTVYSVEPDLGMDEGLNLSPLQSIIGNSQGVRHMKYKLLFFDFFEGSESFLYFVEMSKQAFGRNDRYWGYRFLARAIHHLEDLSMPYHNAPGRLGEVLESLLWNREKGMELAYRHFSYDDYLAYLLYLEDEEVISSIVESQPKRARNMRELIQRVRLLGLRNLEAVDRIFSSVYSGLDRTLSWNDFEASSEQLKELKSITKLIMKEFSGYLKGFLLDFLTQVGEI, via the coding sequence ATGAAGAGGTTCATGACTCTGGTGTGGCTCCTTTCTTTTGCAGTGGTTTTCGCTTGGTCTGCACACGAGACGCTGACCTATTTGGTGGTGAAGTCGTGCTTGCCGAACGCTGACGACCTGGTGGAAATAACACCTTACAGCTACGAAGAGAAAAGAATCTACAACACTGAGAGGTTGATCTTGGACGATGTTTGTGGTCGGTTCATGGTCAATTTCATTCCAAGCTGGGCCAGGTTCTATCCACCGGATCCTGCTCCCATCGATGGTAAGGTGCCGGTGTGGCAGGTACTGACCGTCTATTCGGTTGAACCCGATCTTGGAATGGATGAGGGTTTGAATCTGTCACCACTTCAGTCAATCATAGGTAACAGTCAGGGCGTCAGGCACATGAAGTACAAACTCCTCTTCTTTGATTTTTTCGAGGGGAGCGAGTCCTTCCTGTACTTCGTGGAGATGTCCAAGCAAGCTTTTGGCAGAAACGATCGATACTGGGGTTACAGGTTCCTGGCGAGGGCGATCCATCACTTGGAGGATCTGTCGATGCCCTACCACAACGCACCGGGCCGACTCGGAGAAGTTCTGGAGTCACTGCTGTGGAACAGAGAAAAAGGTATGGAACTGGCTTACAGACACTTCTCGTACGATGATTATTTGGCGTACCTGCTGTACCTCGAAGACGAGGAAGTGATAAGTTCGATCGTGGAATCTCAGCCGAAACGAGCGAGGAACATGCGAGAACTCATTCAGCGCGTGAGGTTGCTCGGTCTGAGAAATTTGGAGGCTGTGGACAGAATCTTTTCAAGCGTCTATTCGGGTCTCGACAGAACCCTCAGCTGGAACGATTTTGAAGCGAGCAGTGAGCAGTTGAAAGAGCTGAAGAGCATCACAAAACTTATTATGAAAGAGTTTTCTGGCTATCTGAAGGGGTTCCTTCTGGATTTTCTCACCCAGGTCGGCGAAATCTGA
- the rocD gene encoding ornithine--oxo-acid transaminase: MRSQDYMDLEYNYGAHNYKPIPVVIDRAERVWVWDVEGKRYLDMLSSYSALNHGHRHPKIIEALERQLQKVTLTSRAFYNSVLGLFEEKLAKFAGYEKVLPMNTGAEAVESALKIARKWAYYKRNIPMNEGNIIALEGNFHGRTITIISFSTEHQYKDGFGPYTPGFKIAPFGDARALENLIDDRTLAILVEPIQGEGGVRVPPQGYLAELRRIATKHRILLMFDEIQTGLGRTGKMFAWQWEDAKPDVLILGKALGGGIYPVSAVLANNDVMDVLTPGDHGSTFGGNPLAAAVGMAAIDVLVEEKLDERARTLGEYFMNQLKHIKSDYVKEIRGKGLLIGIEIKKEFGTARPFCEKLAQMGILCKETHEQVIRFAPPLVIEKEEIDWALERIERVLTEPVHVQAKIARSI; the protein is encoded by the coding sequence ATGAGGAGTCAAGACTACATGGATCTGGAGTACAATTACGGTGCACACAACTACAAACCGATACCTGTCGTCATCGATAGAGCGGAACGCGTCTGGGTCTGGGATGTAGAAGGGAAAAGATATTTGGACATGCTGTCTTCGTACTCAGCACTGAACCATGGACACAGACATCCGAAAATCATCGAGGCGCTCGAGCGCCAACTTCAAAAGGTCACACTCACATCCCGCGCCTTCTACAACAGCGTACTCGGCCTCTTCGAAGAGAAACTCGCAAAATTTGCGGGATACGAAAAAGTGTTGCCCATGAACACAGGTGCCGAAGCGGTGGAAAGCGCATTGAAGATCGCGAGGAAGTGGGCGTATTACAAGCGCAACATCCCCATGAACGAAGGAAACATCATCGCTCTGGAGGGAAACTTTCACGGCAGAACGATCACCATAATCTCGTTCTCGACGGAACATCAGTACAAAGATGGGTTTGGTCCCTACACGCCGGGTTTCAAGATCGCTCCGTTCGGCGACGCACGTGCCCTGGAAAACCTCATCGACGATCGCACGCTCGCGATACTCGTTGAACCAATCCAAGGTGAAGGCGGCGTCAGGGTACCACCGCAAGGGTATCTGGCAGAACTGAGAAGAATAGCAACGAAACATCGCATCCTGCTCATGTTCGATGAGATTCAGACGGGATTGGGCAGGACCGGAAAGATGTTCGCTTGGCAGTGGGAGGATGCTAAACCCGACGTGCTCATACTCGGAAAGGCGCTCGGTGGAGGGATCTATCCAGTTTCTGCGGTCCTTGCGAACAACGATGTGATGGACGTGCTCACGCCGGGAGACCACGGTTCAACTTTTGGAGGAAATCCACTCGCCGCAGCAGTTGGTATGGCGGCGATAGACGTGCTCGTGGAAGAGAAACTCGACGAGAGGGCGAGAACACTTGGCGAATATTTCATGAACCAGCTCAAGCACATCAAGAGCGATTACGTCAAGGAGATCAGAGGGAAAGGTTTACTGATAGGTATCGAGATAAAGAAAGAGTTCGGCACTGCTCGTCCCTTCTGTGAGAAACTTGCACAGATGGGAATACTCTGCAAAGAGACTCACGAACAGGTCATCAGATTCGCGCCACCGCTTGTGATTGAGAAGGAAGAGATTGACTGGGCACTGGAACGAATCGAAAGAGTTCTCACAGAACCTGTGCACGTGCAAGCAAAGATAGCAAGATCGATCTGA
- a CDS encoding flavodoxin family protein, with protein MKPVIVLLSASERKYGSSSQLLHIAAEGVRDAQGEFEIVHLSDHTIKSCIGCASDEEKFCKYPCLIQDDDFNMIASKLIQAQGFVIATPVYWYAPNGTLKHFIDRLTSLENMIDHAGKSLLEGKVAGFIAAGLDSGVMMAISYLIVALNSMGVHIVPWSMAYTHSQDPTEDLQAIMDAYNVGILVTKTARIFMNSEPVGYEPNVDVGRLKRKAEQIKREFEVQRKLRINSFEFSQ; from the coding sequence GTGAAACCTGTGATTGTTCTTTTGAGTGCCTCTGAGAGAAAGTATGGTTCCTCATCTCAACTTCTTCACATCGCTGCGGAGGGTGTGCGCGATGCACAGGGTGAGTTCGAAATCGTTCATCTATCGGATCACACCATCAAATCTTGCATAGGATGCGCCTCGGACGAAGAGAAATTTTGCAAGTATCCTTGCTTGATCCAAGACGACGATTTCAACATGATCGCCTCCAAACTGATCCAGGCACAGGGCTTCGTGATCGCAACACCTGTGTATTGGTATGCACCCAACGGAACTTTGAAACACTTCATCGACAGACTCACGAGCTTGGAGAACATGATTGACCATGCGGGCAAGAGTTTGCTCGAAGGGAAAGTCGCGGGTTTCATTGCGGCCGGTCTGGACAGCGGTGTCATGATGGCCATATCGTACTTGATCGTGGCACTCAACAGTATGGGTGTTCACATCGTACCATGGTCCATGGCGTACACGCATTCGCAGGATCCAACCGAGGACCTTCAAGCGATCATGGATGCGTACAATGTCGGAATACTTGTGACCAAAACAGCACGGATTTTCATGAACAGCGAACCTGTCGGGTACGAACCCAACGTGGATGTTGGAAGGCTGAAGCGGAAAGCCGAGCAAATCAAGAGGGAATTCGAGGTGCAGAGGAAACTCAGGATCAACAGTTTCGAATTCTCGCAGTAG
- a CDS encoding S9 family peptidase produces the protein MWSVSSFAKLVVPTEVRMSPDGTWVAYTIKRIDPEKNRAIRQLILYNLKTRERFFLSEDTSKPRFSPTSKKLAYLKKEDDKSSLCIMELSNFSSYTLLTTPNVSFFGWSHDERNLFVVTQKKRNDPDLYFETRIPVWFDAKGFLDDQRDVFHIFDVESRQELTQFEEKNVAYAFWSKEGIVYTVFREEAPFTRFDIFLHSNGSKRTVLEDVGFIATSESQWGFILLGREKKNAFQHDYVYLLKNGQILPLTERYGLDNSGHISLEVWASDSEGYPIAVGEWVYFKSGERGIVKLERMNLRSFAKETLFSEGAVSCFDASEDGKVAYVAVDDERGAEVCILHDGKNERITSLNEQFLATVTVKRLNHFEYASFDGTKIDAWYLKPDSSPAPLIVFVHGGPKGAYGRCLYFMGQLLAQEGFYVLYTNPRGSDNYDEGFALAVKERTGLEDFKDILSGVEELKRREAVTDIGITGISYGGFMTNWAITQTDMFRAAVSENGISYWFTSYAFSDIGFWFDKSLIGDDPLTNENYRKLSPLFHAKNVKTPLLLIHSLEDYRCPLDQSLMFYHVLKDLGKEVYIAIFKKGAHGHSVQASYSHRLKRYKLIVEFFKQKLLLKSEIFDPEKCFKLD, from the coding sequence ATGTGGAGCGTATCGAGTTTCGCAAAGCTGGTTGTCCCGACTGAGGTGAGGATGAGTCCGGACGGAACTTGGGTCGCGTACACAATTAAGAGGATCGATCCTGAAAAGAACAGGGCCATTAGACAGCTGATTCTGTACAACCTCAAGACCAGGGAACGTTTCTTCCTGTCCGAAGACACTTCGAAACCTCGCTTCTCGCCGACCTCAAAAAAACTGGCATATTTGAAGAAAGAGGACGACAAGAGCAGTCTCTGCATCATGGAACTTTCGAACTTTTCAAGCTACACTTTGTTGACCACCCCAAACGTGAGTTTCTTCGGCTGGTCCCACGATGAGCGCAACTTGTTCGTCGTCACCCAGAAGAAGAGGAACGACCCGGACCTGTACTTTGAGACGCGTATTCCCGTTTGGTTCGATGCAAAGGGATTTCTCGATGATCAAAGGGATGTTTTCCACATCTTCGACGTTGAATCCCGTCAAGAGCTGACCCAATTTGAGGAAAAGAACGTGGCGTACGCATTTTGGTCGAAAGAAGGCATAGTCTACACGGTCTTTCGTGAGGAAGCTCCGTTCACGCGTTTCGACATTTTCCTTCACAGCAACGGATCGAAGAGGACTGTCCTTGAGGACGTTGGATTCATCGCAACGAGCGAATCACAATGGGGTTTTATACTACTTGGAAGGGAGAAGAAAAACGCTTTTCAGCACGACTACGTGTATTTATTGAAGAACGGTCAGATCCTTCCACTCACCGAACGGTACGGTTTGGACAATTCTGGACACATCAGCCTTGAGGTGTGGGCATCTGACAGCGAGGGGTATCCCATCGCCGTTGGTGAGTGGGTTTACTTCAAGAGTGGTGAACGCGGCATCGTGAAGTTGGAACGAATGAACCTGCGCTCCTTTGCGAAAGAAACTCTTTTCAGCGAAGGTGCTGTCAGCTGTTTCGACGCAAGTGAAGACGGAAAGGTTGCTTACGTGGCCGTTGACGATGAACGCGGAGCAGAGGTTTGCATTCTACATGACGGAAAAAACGAAAGGATCACATCCTTGAACGAACAGTTCCTGGCAACCGTCACTGTGAAAAGGTTGAACCATTTCGAGTACGCGAGTTTCGATGGGACAAAGATCGATGCTTGGTATCTCAAACCCGACAGCTCACCAGCGCCTCTGATCGTGTTCGTGCATGGTGGTCCGAAGGGTGCGTACGGTAGATGCCTCTATTTCATGGGACAATTGCTCGCGCAGGAAGGTTTCTATGTTCTTTACACGAACCCGCGCGGTAGCGATAACTACGACGAAGGATTCGCCCTCGCGGTGAAAGAAAGGACAGGCTTGGAGGATTTCAAAGACATCCTCAGCGGTGTGGAGGAGCTGAAGAGAAGAGAAGCCGTCACGGACATCGGCATCACGGGGATCAGCTACGGGGGTTTCATGACGAACTGGGCGATAACGCAGACCGATATGTTCAGAGCGGCGGTGAGCGAGAACGGTATAAGTTACTGGTTCACGAGTTACGCCTTTTCTGACATCGGCTTCTGGTTCGACAAAAGTCTCATCGGCGATGATCCGTTGACGAACGAAAACTACAGAAAACTCAGTCCTCTGTTCCACGCCAAGAACGTGAAAACACCGTTGTTGCTCATACACAGCCTCGAAGACTATCGCTGTCCACTCGATCAATCGCTGATGTTTTATCACGTACTCAAGGATCTTGGAAAGGAAGTCTATATAGCAATTTTCAAGAAAGGCGCACACGGTCACAGCGTTCAGGCGAGTTACTCACACAGATTGAAGAGATACAAATTGATCGTTGAGTTTTTCAAGCAAAAGCTACTTCTGAAAAGCGAAATCTTCGATCCCGAGAAATGCTTCAAGCTGGATTGA
- a CDS encoding TIGR01212 family radical SAM protein (This family includes YhcC from E. coli K-12, an uncharacterized radical SAM protein.): MDRYNKLSEHLKRRYGARVHRLVIDAGFTCPNRQKNGPCIFCDPTGSGFNTLRGLSIREQVLRQKEWASKKYGASKFIAYFQAFTNTYAPVDTLRERYSQALVDDSIVQLAISTRPDCVPEEVLNLLDEFKTRVDVSLELGLQTINSKTLRILNRGHGVAEFVDAVLRAKEHGFEIVVHVIVDLPWDELEDVVDTAKTLSYLNVDGVKIHSLYVVEDSPLGAMLREGKFQPVSLESFLERIVAFLEHLSPRIVIHRLVSDPPRVGTLFARWGLSKSQLVNIVETELERRNTFQGAKFKPARGGQVNPA, encoded by the coding sequence ATTGATAGGTACAACAAGCTGAGCGAACATTTAAAACGCCGTTACGGTGCGAGGGTTCACAGGCTCGTCATAGACGCAGGTTTCACGTGCCCCAACAGGCAAAAGAATGGTCCGTGTATCTTCTGCGATCCTACAGGCAGTGGGTTCAACACGCTTCGTGGTCTATCTATCCGCGAACAGGTGCTCAGACAGAAAGAATGGGCGAGTAAGAAGTATGGCGCAAGCAAATTCATAGCTTACTTTCAAGCTTTCACAAACACCTACGCACCAGTGGATACACTTCGTGAGAGGTACTCACAGGCCTTGGTGGATGATTCCATCGTTCAGCTCGCAATCTCGACCAGACCCGACTGCGTTCCAGAAGAAGTGCTGAACTTGCTGGACGAGTTCAAAACTCGAGTGGACGTCTCGCTCGAACTCGGCCTTCAAACGATCAATTCAAAAACGCTGAGGATACTGAACAGGGGTCATGGTGTTGCCGAATTCGTGGATGCTGTACTCAGGGCAAAGGAACACGGTTTCGAGATCGTCGTTCACGTGATCGTCGATCTGCCGTGGGACGAACTGGAAGATGTCGTCGACACGGCGAAAACTCTCTCTTATTTGAATGTGGATGGTGTGAAGATCCACTCGCTATATGTTGTAGAGGACAGCCCTCTGGGGGCGATGCTCAGGGAAGGGAAATTCCAGCCAGTGAGTCTCGAATCTTTTCTTGAAAGGATCGTCGCCTTCCTGGAACATCTTTCTCCCCGCATCGTGATACATAGACTGGTCTCAGATCCTCCCAGGGTCGGGACGCTGTTCGCACGATGGGGTCTTTCGAAGAGTCAGCTCGTGAACATCGTAGAAACCGAACTCGAGCGAAGGAACACTTTCCAGGGTGCGAAATTTAAGCCCGCCAGAGGCGGGCAGGTCAATCCAGCTTGA